TGAGCAACATCCGCTCTCGCCCGTCTTGACACGGATCGCCGCCTGTGCGTACTTTTCCCTCACCACGTCTTTAATGTCCATTAGGCCCTCCTTGATCATCGATCCCTTCGAAACGGCTTACCCACCCACGCGATCTCACGGGGATTCACGGCTTGGTTCCGCGTGCAGCACTCAGCGTACAGGAAACCGAGCAGCTCGCTGAGCGCCTCCGTGTTGGCTGCGTACCACAGGTACGTCCCCTCACGCCGTACAGTCACCAAACCTTCGTGGCGCAGTTTCTCCAGGTGGTGGGAGAGGGTGGAATTGGGAATATCGAGCTCGGCTTGGATATCGCCTACAACCATGCCGGTCGGGTGGGCCGACAACAGCAAGCGCATGACCCGGAGGCGCGCGTCCGTTCCGATCGCGGAGAACATATCGGCGTAGCGGGTGATATCCTCACTGATTATCTTCTTCTTGACGTCTTCTTTGATCACACCCGTTCCCCCCTGATTTCGATTGTTCGATAATAGCAGAAATAAGGAACATTATCAATCCCAAAAAGCAGATCGGAGTGACGGGCGCCGGCCAGGCGATGGGGACTACCGTATGGGACAGAAGCCAAGACCTCGGTCGTCGACCCTGAGCGGGTGCGTCGCTTTGCTTTTGTTCTCAAGGCGCGGAGTCCTGCCGAACAGGGACGTGCAGCGAGGCACGCGAAGCCCTGAATAGGACGTCCAGTAACATGGCGTTTGGTTCCTCAGACGGGGTGTGTTGTATGACGCAGAACCATGGTGAGGAGAACGAGAAGCAGACCCCTCCGGGCGGTGACGAACGCCCCGAACCACCGAGTGGCCCAAAGATCGAGCCGAGACGTCTTCCGTCCTTACCGCGTCGGCCCGGTCATGATAGGTCAACGACGACGCCTGCTCGCGCCAAACCGCCCACACGTAGAATCACGAGAACCGCTCGGCGGCGATATACGCGCTGAGCGGATTCCTTTCTCGGGTATTCGGTCAGTAAGACACGAGGCTGGCCTCGACGTCTGCTCTCAGGCCACTGTAGAGGTCCAGAACACACGCGCCAACAGGCTAGAATCCTAGCACTGGACGGATAACCCCCGATCCCGCCTTTGCTTCTCGATCGGGAAAAGGGTACGCTGAACGTACTTCTCATTCTTTACGTCCACGACCATCCCCCACGGCAACAGGTCGGCTCCTCGGAGGCGGACGCGCGCCTGGCACCATACGCCGATGCGCATCCCAGACGTCACCCGCGGGCGCCGTGGTGGCAACGCGCGAGTCGCCCGCATGACCCCGGAGCAACTTCGCGAGCATTCCCGCCACATGGTCGCGGTCCGCGAGGAGAAGCGAAAGTCGAAGAAATGCCAGGAGGGAACGTCATGACACCTACAAACAGGATTCTGTTAGCGCTTGTGGCGATCGTTGGCACAGCGCTATTGTTCTCAGCGGCCGTTTTTGTCAGCACGATCAGAATGCAACTCCAGCTGCTGATTGGTTGGTGAAATTTACACCAAGGATGGCACACTCCTTGCCCAGGAGCATGAATCCCCAGTTGGTCGGTCGTTCTTGCAAAGGCCTGCGTCCGATGGCAAGTCCTCGCTTGAGCTGGGCGCTGGCCCGCGAGGTGGAGGATAGTGCAGTTCGTTCTATCCCGGAATCAACAATGTTGAAATCAATGTTGAATATACCAATATCGCTTATATTATAATTGACACATATATTGGCAAATCCATTGACAATATTAATGGCATGTGACATCATGAGATCGAGGTGATAGATGGATGGTCACTTCCCGGCCAACGCGCCAAGCGAGGCGCCGGGCGGTCGTTGAGAAGGAGGAGAGTGCAATGCTAAACAATCGATGGTCACCGTTCGCGGATCTAGTTGGGCTGAATCGTGAGCTGATGAACAGGCTGTATAGCGGCGAGGGCACGAGCCGTACCACGGCCTGGGCTCCGCCTGTCGAGTCGTTCTATCAGGGCAACAATTTGATGGTGCGGGTGTGGGTTCCAGGCGTCGACCCTGCCACCGTGGATATCAAGGTCAGCGGTAACCTGTTGTCGATCAAGGGGGAACGCAAGTTCACCTATGACGTACGCGAGAATCAGTATCTGTTCACCGAG
The nucleotide sequence above comes from bacterium. Encoded proteins:
- a CDS encoding metalloregulator ArsR/SmtB family transcription factor, encoding MIKEDVKKKIISEDITRYADMFSAIGTDARLRVMRLLLSAHPTGMVVGDIQAELDIPNSTLSHHLEKLRHEGLVTVRREGTYLWYAANTEALSELLGFLYAECCTRNQAVNPREIAWVGKPFRRDR
- a CDS encoding Hsp20/alpha crystallin family protein; the encoded protein is MNRLYSGEGTSRTTAWAPPVESFYQGNNLMVRVWVPGVDPATVDIKVSGNLLSIKGERKFTYDVRENQYLFTEVAYGPFERTVTLPDGLAFDQVKAKYTHGVLDITLPIHEGVLPIKVPIEIEQSPQPTLAGTR